A genomic region of Rhizomicrobium sp. contains the following coding sequences:
- a CDS encoding PQQ-binding-like beta-propeller repeat protein, producing the protein MNARQVRNLAIVLTVALFASSCMVMDTVSNWFESNGKKSKLRGERISVMTIDETLRIDDSLKDVPVLLPAPYKNADWPEPGGYASNAMYHLDAPGPLRVLWQQDAGKGSDTSSRLTAPPVVADGRIYVLDAAAHVFVYDAKTGNPVWDRSIAPVDRDINWLNLWGLFGAGNKIDPSKGFGGGVAYDDGKLFATSGFGEVIAMDARSGKVLWKQDLAVPIVNAPSANGGRVFVSSYDNHFFALAQADGRRLWDHQGISESAAILESTSAAVAGEYVMAPYSSGEIYALRVQNGRPAWNDMLTHSGAPTALSELDDIAGRPVVDRDIVFAISHSGVMAAISLNTGDRLWSRDIGGIQTPWVAGDYVYVLTTDEQIICLTRKEGKVKWIHQLQRWEDAEDKHGPIVWAGPVLVSDRLIAVSSNGVAAALSPYTGQLIGRMEIPSGTYIAPVVADGTLYVYTADAQLVALR; encoded by the coding sequence ATGAACGCCAGACAGGTCCGCAATCTCGCCATCGTCCTGACGGTCGCGCTGTTCGCGTCGAGCTGCATGGTCATGGACACGGTGAGCAACTGGTTCGAGTCCAACGGCAAGAAGTCCAAGCTGCGCGGCGAGCGCATCTCGGTGATGACCATCGACGAGACGCTGCGCATCGACGATTCGCTCAAGGACGTGCCGGTGCTGCTTCCGGCGCCCTACAAGAACGCCGACTGGCCCGAGCCCGGCGGCTATGCCTCCAACGCGATGTATCACCTGGACGCGCCCGGGCCGCTGCGCGTCTTGTGGCAGCAGGATGCCGGCAAGGGCTCCGACACCTCCTCGCGCCTGACCGCGCCGCCGGTGGTCGCCGACGGACGGATTTATGTGCTCGACGCCGCCGCCCATGTCTTCGTCTACGACGCCAAGACCGGCAATCCCGTGTGGGACCGATCCATCGCGCCGGTCGACCGCGACATAAACTGGCTCAACCTCTGGGGCCTGTTCGGCGCCGGCAACAAGATCGATCCGTCCAAGGGCTTCGGCGGCGGCGTCGCCTATGACGACGGCAAGCTGTTCGCCACCAGCGGCTTCGGCGAAGTCATCGCGATGGACGCGCGCAGCGGCAAAGTGCTGTGGAAACAGGACCTCGCCGTGCCGATCGTGAACGCGCCGTCGGCCAATGGCGGACGCGTCTTCGTGTCGTCCTACGACAACCATTTCTTCGCGCTGGCGCAGGCCGATGGCCGCCGGCTCTGGGACCACCAGGGCATCTCCGAATCCGCCGCGATCCTGGAAAGCACCAGCGCGGCGGTGGCGGGCGAATACGTCATGGCGCCCTACTCGTCGGGCGAGATCTACGCCTTGCGGGTGCAGAACGGCCGCCCGGCCTGGAACGACATGCTGACCCATTCCGGCGCGCCGACCGCGCTGTCCGAGCTCGACGACATCGCCGGCCGCCCGGTGGTGGACCGCGACATCGTCTTCGCCATCAGCCATTCGGGCGTCATGGCGGCGATCAGCCTGAACACCGGCGACCGGCTGTGGTCGCGCGACATCGGCGGTATCCAGACGCCCTGGGTCGCGGGCGACTATGTCTATGTGCTGACGACCGACGAGCAGATCATCTGCCTGACCCGCAAGGAGGGTAAGGTGAAGTGGATCCACCAGCTCCAGCGCTGGGAGGATGCCGAGGACAAGCACGGACCGATCGTATGGGCAGGCCCTGTGCTGGTCTCCGACCGGCTGATCGCGGTGTCCTCGAACGGCGTCGCGGCGGCGCTGTCGCCCTATACCGGCCAGCTCATCGGGCGGATGGAGATCCCGTCGGGAACCTATATCGCCCCGGTGGTCGCCGACGGCACGCTTTATGTCTACACCGCCGACGCGCAACTGGTGGCGCTCAGGTAG
- the der gene encoding ribosome biogenesis GTPase Der, with translation MSFTLAIIGRPNVGKSTLFNKLVGRKLALTHDTPGVTRDRREADASLGALAFRVIDTAGFEDEAPETLAGRMTAQSQAAIADADATLFVIDAKAGVTTGDEAVAQALRKSGKPVILVANKCESHASDDGYNEAYSLGFGEPVAVSAEHTLGFGALEEALSQYIAPTVYPEDDEDEGAPIEETDDEALARPIRLAIVGRPNVGKSSLFNRLLGEERTLTGPEAGITRDAIAAAWHADGRDFVLHDTAGLRRKARAAGHTLEEMSVASTLDAIRFADCVIVLLDATQAFEKQDLTIADLIEREGRAVVFVANKWDLIENRAGAVGDLRDRLDHSLPQLTGAPLVGISALTGEGLDRIVPAVIESHTAWTKRISTSALNRFLEKALERHAPPAISGRRVRIRYMTQVKARPPTFALFGNQLKSLPEDYIRYLTNGLREAFGLKGTALRFLMRGGKNPYAED, from the coding sequence ATGTCCTTCACCCTCGCCATCATCGGCCGGCCGAATGTCGGCAAGTCGACGCTGTTCAACAAGCTGGTGGGCCGCAAGCTCGCGCTGACGCACGACACCCCCGGCGTGACGCGCGACCGCCGCGAGGCCGATGCATCGCTGGGCGCGCTCGCCTTCCGCGTCATCGACACCGCCGGCTTCGAGGACGAAGCGCCCGAGACCCTGGCCGGCCGCATGACGGCGCAGAGCCAGGCCGCGATCGCCGACGCCGACGCGACGCTGTTCGTGATCGACGCCAAGGCCGGCGTGACCACCGGCGACGAAGCGGTGGCGCAGGCGCTGCGCAAATCCGGCAAGCCGGTGATCCTGGTCGCCAACAAATGCGAGAGCCACGCCAGCGACGACGGCTACAACGAGGCCTATTCGCTCGGCTTCGGCGAGCCGGTCGCGGTCTCGGCCGAGCACACGCTCGGCTTCGGCGCGCTGGAAGAGGCGCTGTCGCAATACATCGCGCCCACCGTCTATCCCGAGGACGACGAGGACGAGGGTGCGCCGATCGAGGAAACCGACGACGAAGCGCTGGCGCGGCCGATCCGGCTCGCCATCGTCGGCCGGCCGAATGTCGGCAAGTCGAGCCTGTTCAACCGCCTGCTCGGCGAGGAGCGCACGCTGACCGGACCCGAGGCCGGCATCACGCGCGACGCCATCGCGGCGGCCTGGCACGCCGACGGCCGCGACTTCGTGCTGCACGACACGGCGGGCCTGCGCCGCAAGGCGCGCGCCGCCGGACACACGCTGGAAGAGATGTCGGTGGCGTCGACGCTCGACGCGATCCGCTTCGCCGATTGCGTGATCGTGCTGCTGGACGCGACGCAGGCCTTCGAAAAGCAGGACCTGACCATCGCCGACCTCATCGAGCGCGAGGGCCGCGCCGTGGTGTTCGTGGCGAACAAATGGGACCTGATCGAGAACCGCGCCGGCGCGGTGGGCGATCTGCGCGACCGTCTCGACCATTCGCTGCCGCAACTGACCGGCGCGCCGCTGGTCGGCATTTCGGCGCTTACCGGCGAGGGGCTCGACCGCATCGTACCGGCGGTGATCGAATCCCACACCGCCTGGACCAAGCGCATCAGCACCTCGGCGCTGAACCGCTTCCTGGAGAAGGCCCTGGAGCGCCACGCCCCGCCGGCGATCAGCGGCCGGCGCGTGCGCATCCGCTACATGACCCAGGTCAAGGCGCGCCCGCCGACTTTCGCCCTCTTCGGCAACCAGTTGAAGTCGCTGCCGGAGGACTACATCCGGTATCTCACCAACGGCCTGCGCGAGGCGTTCGGCCTCAAGGGCACCGCCCTGCGCTTCCTGATGCGCGGCGGAAAGAATCCGTACGCGGAGGATTAG
- a CDS encoding SDR family NAD(P)-dependent oxidoreductase: MTKPLENKIALVTGASRGIGYFAALALAKAGAHVVALARTTGGLEDLDDAIQKAGGTATLVPLNLRDFAALDRLGQSIHERWGRLDAFLANAGSLGVLTPLSHLEPKVFQELVETNIIANWRLIRSLDPLLRASDAGRALFVSSGAARKHTPFWGGYAMAKAAVESLALTYAAECATTNVKVNLLNPGAMRTAMRAKAMPGEDPDTLPRPDAVAPLIVELLSPSNTKNGELVAFRA, from the coding sequence ATGACCAAGCCTCTCGAAAACAAGATTGCCCTCGTCACCGGCGCATCGCGCGGGATCGGGTATTTCGCGGCGCTGGCGCTGGCCAAGGCCGGGGCGCATGTCGTCGCGCTCGCCCGCACCACGGGCGGTCTCGAAGACCTCGACGATGCGATCCAGAAGGCCGGCGGCACGGCGACCCTGGTGCCGCTGAACCTGCGCGACTTCGCGGCGCTCGACCGGCTCGGCCAGTCGATCCATGAGCGCTGGGGCAGGCTCGATGCCTTCCTCGCCAATGCCGGCTCGCTCGGCGTCCTGACGCCGCTGTCCCATCTGGAGCCCAAGGTGTTCCAGGAACTGGTCGAGACGAACATCATCGCCAATTGGCGGCTGATCCGCTCGCTCGATCCGTTGCTGCGCGCCTCCGATGCCGGGCGCGCGCTGTTCGTCTCGTCGGGCGCGGCGCGCAAGCACACGCCGTTCTGGGGCGGCTATGCGATGGCGAAGGCGGCGGTGGAATCGCTGGCGCTCACCTATGCCGCCGAATGCGCGACGACGAATGTGAAAGTGAACCTGCTCAATCCGGGCGCGATGCGCACGGCGATGCGCGCCAAGGCGATGCCGGGCGAGGATCCCGATACGTTGCCGAGGCCGGATGCGGTGGCGCCGCTCATCGTCGAACTCCTTTCGCCGTCGAACACCAAGAACGGCGAACTCGTGGCCTTCAGGGCCTGA
- the purF gene encoding amidophosphoribosyltransferase translates to MFGVFGHPDSGALTVLGLHALQHRGQEAAGIVTYHDGHFVSERHPGLVGDIFGGKNAGRALNLKGSFAIGHNRYSTAGGSAPRNIQPMFADLTGGGLALAHNGNLTNARTLRTELVGEGRIFQSTSDTEVIIHLAARSHYKPIVDRLIDALKQVEGAYSLVALTSKKLIGVRDPWGVRPLVLGKLDQAYILASETCALDIIGAELVRDVAPGEMIVITKDGIESYHPFQKQPNRFCVFEYIYFSRPDSVVEGRNVYELRKRTGAELAREAPAGADMVIPVPDSSIPAAIGYAAEAKLPFELGIIRNHYVGRTFIEPTDGIRNFGVKKKHNPNRATLAGKRVVLIDDSIVRGTTSKKIVQMVRDAGAAEVHFRVASPPTAHSCFYGVDTPNTADLLAHQMDVEGMRRLIGADSLAFITMDGLYRAMGEGKRNNGAPQFCDACFSGAYPIELTDITGGAGRGQLSLLADVA, encoded by the coding sequence GTGTTCGGCGTTTTCGGGCACCCCGATTCCGGCGCGCTGACCGTCCTCGGCCTGCACGCGCTGCAGCATCGCGGCCAGGAAGCGGCCGGCATCGTCACCTATCACGACGGCCATTTCGTCTCGGAGCGCCATCCGGGCCTGGTCGGCGACATCTTCGGCGGCAAGAACGCCGGCCGCGCCCTCAATCTCAAAGGCTCCTTCGCCATCGGGCATAACCGCTATTCGACGGCGGGCGGTTCGGCGCCGCGCAACATCCAGCCGATGTTCGCCGATTTGACCGGCGGCGGCCTCGCGCTGGCCCATAACGGCAACCTCACCAATGCGCGCACGCTGCGCACCGAGCTGGTGGGCGAGGGCCGCATCTTCCAGTCGACCTCCGACACCGAGGTCATCATCCATCTGGCGGCGCGCAGCCACTACAAGCCGATCGTCGACCGGCTGATCGACGCGCTGAAACAGGTCGAGGGCGCCTATTCGCTGGTCGCGCTGACCTCCAAGAAGCTGATCGGCGTGCGCGATCCGTGGGGCGTGCGGCCGCTGGTGCTCGGCAAGCTCGACCAGGCCTATATCCTGGCGTCGGAGACCTGCGCCCTCGACATCATCGGCGCCGAGTTGGTGCGCGACGTGGCGCCGGGCGAGATGATCGTCATCACCAAGGACGGCATCGAAAGCTATCATCCGTTCCAGAAGCAGCCGAACCGCTTTTGCGTGTTCGAATACATCTATTTCTCGCGGCCCGATTCGGTGGTCGAGGGCCGCAACGTCTACGAGCTGCGCAAGCGCACCGGGGCGGAGCTGGCGCGCGAGGCGCCGGCCGGCGCCGACATGGTGATCCCGGTGCCCGATTCCTCCATTCCGGCGGCGATCGGCTACGCGGCGGAGGCCAAGCTGCCCTTCGAGCTCGGCATCATCCGCAACCATTATGTCGGGCGCACCTTCATCGAGCCGACCGACGGCATCCGCAATTTCGGCGTCAAGAAGAAGCACAATCCCAACCGCGCCACGCTGGCCGGCAAGCGGGTCGTGCTGATCGACGATTCCATCGTGCGCGGCACGACCTCCAAGAAGATCGTGCAGATGGTGCGCGACGCCGGCGCCGCCGAAGTGCATTTCCGCGTCGCCAGCCCGCCGACGGCGCATTCCTGCTTCTACGGCGTCGATACGCCCAACACCGCCGACCTGCTGGCGCACCAGATGGATGTCGAGGGCATGCGCCGGCTGATCGGCGCCGACAGCCTCGCCTTCATCACCATGGACGGGCTTTATCGCGCGATGGGCGAAGGCAAGCGCAACAACGGCGCGCCGCAGTTCTGCGATGCGTGCTTCTCGGGCGCCTATCCGATCGAGCTGACCGACATCACCGGCGGCGCCGGCCGCGGGCAGCTCTCGCTGCTGGCGGACGTGGCGTAG
- a CDS encoding CvpA family protein: protein MSLAFSFVDLLVVLVILGSAAYAAWRGFVSETLGIVAWAAAAFASLYLGPWVARLAHSLIATDWIATVAGYAIVFVAVFIPIQFASHRFSEGVKRSPVGPLDRVLGATFGIVRGLAILGIAYLVFTAFVPIHSQPYWLTGARSLPMIQSSAEVLLALVPDRDRREPVAPSSGPKPTSIDDLLRAPAHVAHPVHPAAKPDGRKKHKKGYGAQDRHALDRLFEATGSNGSGSR, encoded by the coding sequence ATGAGTCTCGCCTTCTCCTTCGTCGATCTCCTGGTGGTGCTCGTCATTCTGGGGTCGGCGGCTTATGCGGCCTGGCGCGGCTTCGTGTCGGAAACCCTCGGCATCGTCGCCTGGGCGGCGGCGGCCTTCGCGTCGCTCTATCTCGGACCCTGGGTCGCGCGGCTGGCGCATTCGCTGATCGCGACGGACTGGATCGCGACCGTCGCCGGCTACGCCATCGTGTTCGTCGCCGTCTTTATTCCGATCCAATTCGCGAGCCACCGTTTCTCCGAAGGCGTGAAACGCTCGCCGGTCGGCCCGCTCGACCGCGTGCTGGGCGCGACCTTCGGCATCGTGCGCGGCCTCGCCATCCTCGGCATCGCCTATCTGGTGTTCACGGCCTTCGTGCCGATCCATTCCCAGCCCTATTGGCTGACCGGAGCGCGCTCGCTGCCGATGATCCAAAGCTCCGCCGAGGTGCTGCTGGCCCTGGTTCCCGACCGCGATCGCCGCGAGCCGGTCGCGCCGTCGTCCGGACCCAAGCCCACGAGCATCGACGATCTGCTGCGCGCCCCGGCCCATGTCGCGCATCCGGTCCATCCCGCGGCCAAGCCGGACGGCCGCAAGAAGCACAAAAAGGGCTATGGCGCCCAGGACCGCCATGCGCTAGACCGACTTTTCGAGGCGACTGGCAGTAACGGTAGCGGCAGCCGATGA
- the radA gene encoding DNA repair protein RadA, translating to MAKASFVCQSCGAVHSKWSGRCEACGGWNTITEEGAPAPIGAGAAKRVRGRKFALEDLKTEDAAPPRRVTGIAEFDRVAGGGIVPGSALLIGGDPGVGKSTLILQALASFAARGGSAVYISGEEAMAQVRLRAARMGVSDVPVALGAATNIEDILATLEGGKRPDIVAIDSIQTIWTGALEAAPGTIAQVRTASFDLVRYAKASGAAVILVGHVTKDGQIAGPKAVEHLVDAVLYFEGERGHHFRVLRAVKNRFGPTDEIGVFEMTGKGLAEVANPSALFLGDRNSTSPGTAVFAGLEGTRPLLVEIQALVAAAGYGSPRRAVVGWDTGRLAMILAVLDARGGVGISASDVYLNVAGGLKVGEPAADLAVAAALVSSHAGQALPRETVFFGEISLSGDVRPAPQAELRLKEAAKLGFSTAVVPAGTKIEGAGLALRPIRDVTELIELFGTVSAAPRRGTINA from the coding sequence ATGGCCAAAGCCTCCTTCGTCTGCCAGTCCTGCGGCGCCGTCCATTCCAAATGGTCCGGGCGCTGCGAGGCGTGCGGCGGCTGGAACACCATCACCGAGGAAGGCGCCCCCGCGCCGATCGGCGCCGGCGCGGCCAAGCGCGTGCGCGGCCGCAAATTCGCGCTCGAAGACCTCAAGACCGAGGATGCCGCGCCGCCGCGCCGCGTCACCGGCATCGCCGAGTTCGACCGGGTCGCCGGCGGCGGCATCGTGCCGGGCTCGGCCCTGCTGATCGGCGGCGATCCGGGCGTCGGCAAGTCCACGTTGATCCTCCAGGCGCTGGCCTCCTTCGCGGCGAGGGGCGGCAGCGCGGTCTATATCTCCGGCGAGGAGGCGATGGCGCAGGTCCGGCTGCGCGCCGCGCGCATGGGCGTCTCCGACGTGCCGGTGGCGCTCGGCGCCGCCACCAATATCGAGGACATCCTCGCCACGCTGGAAGGCGGCAAGCGGCCCGACATCGTCGCCATCGATTCGATCCAGACGATCTGGACCGGTGCGCTGGAAGCGGCGCCCGGCACCATTGCCCAGGTACGCACCGCTTCCTTCGATCTCGTTCGCTACGCCAAGGCGTCGGGCGCCGCCGTGATTCTCGTGGGCCATGTCACCAAGGACGGCCAGATCGCCGGACCCAAGGCGGTCGAGCATCTGGTCGACGCGGTGCTCTATTTCGAGGGCGAGCGCGGTCATCACTTCCGCGTCCTGCGCGCGGTGAAGAACCGTTTCGGGCCGACCGACGAGATCGGCGTGTTCGAGATGACCGGCAAGGGCCTCGCCGAGGTCGCCAATCCGTCGGCGCTGTTCCTCGGCGACCGCAATTCGACTTCGCCCGGCACCGCGGTGTTCGCCGGGCTGGAAGGCACGCGGCCGCTGCTGGTCGAGATCCAGGCCCTCGTCGCCGCCGCCGGCTATGGCTCGCCGCGCCGCGCCGTGGTCGGCTGGGACACCGGGCGCCTCGCCATGATCCTGGCGGTGCTCGACGCGCGTGGCGGGGTCGGCATCAGCGCCTCCGACGTCTATCTGAACGTCGCCGGGGGCTTGAAAGTCGGCGAGCCGGCGGCCGATCTCGCGGTCGCGGCGGCGCTGGTCTCCTCCCATGCCGGCCAGGCGCTGCCGCGCGAAACCGTGTTTTTCGGCGAAATCAGCCTTTCCGGCGATGTGCGGCCGGCGCCGCAAGCCGAACTGCGCCTCAAGGAAGCCGCAAAGCTGGGCTTTTCCACCGCCGTGGTGCCGGCCGGCACCAAGATCGAGGGCGCGGGCCTGGCGCTTCGCCCCATACGGGATGTTACGGAGTTGATTGAGCTGTTTGGCACAGTCTCCGCGGCGCCGCGCCGTGGTACAATAAACGCATGA
- a CDS encoding helix-turn-helix transcriptional regulator codes for MATIRNEIRRLRFEHGEMTQQQLAERIGVTRQTVNAIEQGKYSPSLEAAFRIAAVFGQPLESVFHYSEDK; via the coding sequence ATGGCCACGATACGGAACGAGATCCGGCGCCTGCGCTTCGAACATGGCGAGATGACGCAACAGCAACTGGCCGAAAGGATCGGCGTCACGCGCCAGACGGTGAACGCGATCGAGCAGGGCAAATACTCGCCGTCGCTCGAGGCCGCCTTCCGAATCGCCGCCGTGTTCGGCCAGCCGCTGGAGAGCGTGTTCCATTATTCCGAGGACAAGTAG
- a CDS encoding ATP-binding cassette domain-containing protein → MTPKIELRGVKKSFGPKVVLDGIDLVLEPGQSLVVIGGSGTGKSVTIKCVLGILKPDAGQIFVDGKEVTHLRGRARDQMLKKFGMLFQAAALFDSLTVWENVAFGLIQGRGMARKPAREIAIQKLAKVGLGAEVANLSPAELSGGMQKRVGLARAIAADPEIIFFDEPTTGLDPIMADVINNLIVDTVKDVGASTLSITHDMTSARKIADRIAMLYKGKIIWNGPTKDIDNSGNPYVDQFIHGRAEGPIKMEVKA, encoded by the coding sequence ATGACCCCGAAGATCGAGTTGCGCGGCGTCAAGAAGTCCTTCGGGCCCAAGGTGGTGCTGGACGGCATCGACCTCGTGCTGGAGCCCGGCCAGTCGCTGGTGGTGATCGGCGGCTCGGGCACCGGCAAGTCGGTGACGATCAAATGCGTGCTCGGCATCCTCAAGCCCGATGCGGGGCAGATCTTCGTCGACGGCAAGGAAGTCACCCATCTGCGCGGTCGGGCCCGCGACCAGATGCTGAAGAAGTTCGGCATGCTGTTCCAGGCCGCCGCGCTGTTCGATTCGCTCACTGTCTGGGAGAACGTCGCGTTCGGCCTGATCCAGGGCCGCGGCATGGCGCGCAAGCCGGCGCGCGAGATCGCGATCCAGAAGCTCGCCAAGGTCGGCCTCGGCGCCGAAGTGGCCAACCTGTCGCCGGCCGAATTGTCGGGCGGCATGCAGAAGCGCGTCGGCCTCGCCCGCGCCATCGCCGCCGATCCGGAGATCATCTTCTTCGACGAGCCGACCACCGGCCTCGACCCAATCATGGCCGACGTGATCAACAATCTGATCGTCGACACGGTGAAGGATGTCGGCGCCTCGACGCTGTCGATCACCCACGACATGACGAGCGCCCGCAAGATCGCCGACCGGATCGCCATGCTCTACAAGGGCAAGATCATCTGGAACGGCCCGACCAAGGACATCGACAACAGCGGCAATCCCTATGTCGACCAGTTCATCCACGGCCGCGCCGAAGGCCCGATCAAGATGGAAGTGAAGGCGTAA
- a CDS encoding ABC transporter permease — translation MNIFAPIGRAVLLLLAQIGRLSLFTWSAITGIFRPPIYWWHILRQFLLIGYFSLPVVGLTAFFTGGALALQIYLGGNRYGAESFVPQIVVLGITRELGPIIAGLMVAGRVAAAIAAEIGTMRVTEQIDALTTLATNPIKYLVVPRLVAAVISMPVLVAVADIIGVMGGYVVATQTLGFTGGIYLKNTVDFMTTQDVMSGLYKAAVFGFIIALMGCYNGFHSKGGAQGVGAATTNAVVSASILILAANYVLTSILFNK, via the coding sequence ATGAACATTTTCGCACCCATCGGCCGCGCCGTCCTCCTTCTCCTGGCGCAGATCGGCCGGCTGAGCCTGTTCACCTGGTCGGCGATCACCGGCATTTTCCGCCCGCCGATCTACTGGTGGCATATTCTGCGTCAGTTCCTGCTGATCGGTTATTTCTCGCTGCCCGTGGTGGGCCTCACCGCCTTCTTCACTGGCGGCGCGCTGGCGCTGCAGATCTATCTCGGCGGCAACCGCTATGGCGCGGAGTCTTTCGTGCCGCAGATCGTGGTGCTCGGCATCACGCGCGAATTGGGGCCGATCATCGCCGGGCTGATGGTGGCCGGCCGCGTCGCCGCCGCCATCGCCGCCGAGATCGGCACGATGCGGGTGACCGAACAGATCGACGCGCTGACGACGCTGGCCACGAACCCGATCAAATATCTCGTCGTGCCGCGGCTGGTCGCGGCGGTGATTTCCATGCCGGTCCTGGTTGCGGTCGCCGACATCATCGGCGTGATGGGCGGCTATGTCGTGGCGACGCAGACGCTGGGCTTCACCGGCGGCATCTATCTCAAGAACACCGTCGACTTCATGACCACCCAGGACGTGATGAGCGGCCTCTACAAGGCGGCGGTGTTCGGCTTCATCATCGCGCTGATGGGCTGCTACAACGGCTTCCATTCCAAGGGCGGCGCGCAGGGCGTGGGCGCCGCGACTACCAACGCGGTGGTGTCGGCCTCGATCCTGATCCTGGCCGCCAACTACGTCCTCACCTCCATCCTATTCAACAAATGA
- the alr gene encoding alanine racemase gives MSNPDFEAARLTVRLDAIVANYRLCQRLAGPAAVAGVVKADAYGMGAEPVTRALSAAGCDTFFVARLEEGIALRAVAPSARIFVLDGAAPDTVPALIEHRLTPVLNSLAEIAGWSAAARETRTVLEAAIHIDTGMNRLGLPGDELSALASDWRKRLEGLRIVLWVSHLACADDVEAKMNRIQLDRFKTALAMLPPAPASLASSGGVLLGKDYAFDMVRPGIGLYGGNVQHAAQNPFAVAAVLSARVLQIRRIDRGDSVGYGASFRAKRPTVIATVALGYADGVMRAIGNRGVAAIAGVRAPVAGRVSMDLVTLDATDVPLAALSTDAEAEFFGDTISLEEVASAADTAAYEILTATAPRVPRRYTGQAT, from the coding sequence ATGAGCAATCCCGACTTCGAGGCGGCGCGCCTGACCGTGCGGTTGGACGCGATCGTGGCGAATTATCGCCTGTGCCAGCGGCTGGCTGGCCCGGCCGCCGTGGCGGGCGTGGTCAAGGCCGATGCCTATGGCATGGGCGCCGAGCCGGTCACGCGGGCCCTGTCGGCCGCCGGCTGCGACACCTTCTTCGTGGCACGCCTGGAAGAGGGCATCGCCCTGCGCGCGGTCGCGCCGTCGGCCCGCATCTTCGTCCTCGACGGCGCGGCGCCCGACACGGTGCCGGCCCTGATCGAGCATCGCCTGACGCCGGTGCTCAATTCGCTGGCAGAGATCGCCGGCTGGTCCGCCGCGGCGCGCGAGACCAGGACGGTGCTCGAAGCCGCGATCCATATCGACACCGGCATGAACCGTCTGGGACTTCCCGGCGACGAGCTTTCGGCGCTCGCCTCCGACTGGCGCAAACGCCTCGAAGGCCTGCGCATCGTGCTCTGGGTCAGCCATCTGGCCTGCGCCGATGACGTGGAAGCGAAGATGAACCGCATCCAGCTCGACCGCTTCAAGACCGCGCTCGCCATGCTGCCGCCGGCGCCGGCGAGCCTCGCCTCCTCGGGCGGCGTTCTGCTCGGCAAGGACTATGCCTTCGACATGGTGCGGCCGGGCATCGGGCTCTATGGCGGCAACGTTCAGCATGCGGCGCAAAATCCGTTCGCGGTCGCCGCCGTGCTCAGCGCGCGCGTGCTCCAGATCCGCCGAATTGACAGGGGTGACAGCGTTGGATACGGAGCCAGCTTCCGGGCGAAGCGGCCCACGGTGATTGCCACCGTGGCCTTGGGGTATGCGGACGGGGTGATGCGGGCCATCGGCAATCGCGGCGTTGCGGCCATCGCCGGCGTGCGCGCCCCGGTCGCGGGCCGCGTGTCGATGGACCTCGTGACGCTGGATGCGACCGATGTGCCGCTCGCCGCGCTCTCGACCGACGCGGAGGCCGAGTTCTTCGGCGATACGATCAGCCTCGAAGAGGTTGCAAGCGCCGCGGACACCGCGGCCTACGAAATTCTCACCGCGACCGCGCCGCGCGTGCCGCGCCGCTATACGGGCCAGGCGACATGA